CGGGATGCACCATCAGGTCGGCGTTCATCGTGTTGAGCGTCTTGACCACCCGGGCGTCGGGGAACGCACGCTGCACCTGCTCGCCGAGCGAGTCGGTGTCCTTGATGCTCAACGTGGGCGGCATGCCCTGGCTGAAGTCGAGCGGGTTGGACACGTCGACCAGCACCTTGCCCGCCAGGTTGTCGGCCCCGGCGAGGCCGAGCACCTCCAGCGTGGCCAGGCCGTTGCTCGCGTTGACGACGAGCTCCGCCCCGGCGGCCGCGGCGGCGTACGTCGCGAGGGGGGCGGGCAGGTCGCCCTCACGCGCGCCGGTCACCGCGGGGTCGCGGGTGCCGATGGTGACGTCGTGACCGAGCTCGGTGAGCCGGCCCCCGATCGCCTTGCCCACCATGCCCGTGCCGAGCACGGCGATGCGCATCACTCGCTCCCGATGTCGATCATCCAGGGGATGCCGAAGCGGTCGACGAGCATGCCGAACTCGTCGCCCCACATCTGCTTCTGCAGCGGCATCGTCACGCTGCCGCCGTCGGCGAGCGCCTCGAAGTAGCGCCGCATCACCTCGGCGTCCGCGGCCGGCCCCGAGATGCTGATGCTGTCGCGGTCACCCGAGACCGGGTCGTAGCCGGGGCCGGTGTCGGAGGCCATGAGCGTGAACCCCGCCTCGCTCTCGAGCTGGGCGTGCATCACCCCCTCGGGGTCCACGCCCTCCGTGGCGCCGTACTCCCCGAAGGTGCTGAGGCGCAGGTCGCCGCCGAGCACTCGTTGGTAGTGCTCCATCGCCTGGCGGGCGTTGCCGTTGAACGTGAGGTAGGGGTTGAGCTTCATCGCCATCGACCCAACGTAGGACGCTGCGCCGACGACCGCCAGGGACCTAGAGCCGTCGAAGCACCGCCCCGGTGTGCCCGGGCGCGTGGACCTCGCCGAGCCCCAGCGCCACGGGTGTCGGTGTCGACCAGACGACCTCCCAGGTGCCCTCCGGCAGCGGCACCGTGGCGGCGTCACCGAGCGCGGCGACGACGACCAGCGAGCCGCGCTCCATGCGGAACCAGCGGGCGTCCTCGTCGACCTCGCAGGAGGTACGACGCATGTCAGGATCGGTGAGGTCGGCCTCGGCCCGGCGCAGGGCAGCGAGCTCGCGGTAGGACTGCAGCAGCACCGCGTGGTCCCCGGTGGCGGCCTCGTCCCAGTCGAGCTTGGACGAACGGAACGTCTCGGGGTCCTGCGGGTCCGGCACCGAGTCGGCGTCCCAGGCCATGCGCTCGAACTCGCGGAGCCGGCCCTCGGAGACCGCCTTGCCCAGCTCGGGCTCGGGGTGCGAGGTGAAGAACGCGAACGGCGTCGAGGCGCCCCACTCCTCGCCCATGAACAGCATCGGGGTGAACGGTCCGGTCAGGGTGAGCATGGCCGCCAGCGCGAGCTGGTCGGTGTCCAGCGACTCGGCGAGCCGGTCCCCGCGCGCACGGTTGCCGACCTGGTCGTGGTTCTGGTTGCAGACCACCAGGCGCCAGGCGGGCAGGCGCGCGCGGTCGACCTCCACACCGTGCTCGCGGTCGCGGAAGGACGACCAGGTGCCGTCGTGGAAGAACCCCTTCTCGCAGACCTTGGCCAGTGCGGAGAGCGGCTCGAAGTCGGCGTAGTAGCCCTCGGTCTCGCCCGTCAGCGCGACGTGCACGGCGTGGTGGAAGTCGTCGGACCACTGCGCGTCGAGGCCGTAGCCGCCGGCCTCCCGCGGGGTCACCAGGTGCGGGTCGTTGAGGTCGGACTCGGCGATCACCGTGATCGGCCGGCGCTGCTGGGCCGAGATGCGCGCCGCGAGCATCGCGATCTCCTCCAGCAGGTGCACCTCGGAGGTGTCGGTCAGGGCGTGCACCGCGTCGAGGCGCAGCGCGTCGACGTGGAGGTCCTCGAGCCAGCGGCGCACGTTGTCGAGGACGTAGGACCGCACCTCCGCCGACTGCGCGCCGTCGAGGTTGACCTCGGCTCCCCAGGGGTTGTCGCCCTCGGCCTTGAGGTAGGGCCCGAACATCGGGAGGTAGTTGCCCGACGGCCCGAAGTGGTTGTAGACCACGTCCTGCACGACCCCGAGCCCGGCCGCGTGGCAGGCGTCGACGAACCGGGCGTAGGCCGCGGGGCCGCCGTACGGCTCGTGGACGGCGCCCCAGAGCACGCCGTCGTAGCCCCAGCCGTGCTCGCCGTTGAAGGCGTTGACCGGCATCAGCTCGACCAGGTCGACCCCGATCTCGCGCAGGTGACCCAGGCGCGTGATCGCGGCGTCGAGCGTGCCCTCGGGAGTGAAGGTGCCGACGTGCAGCTCGTAGACCACCGAGCCGGCCAGCTGGCGACCGGTCCATGCCTCGTCGGTCCACGAGAAGGCCGCGGGGTCGACCGTCCGCGAACGATCGTGGACGCCGCGCGGCTGGCGCCACGAGCGCGGGTCGGGGACGACGTCACCACCATCGATGCGATAGCCGTAGTCCACCTCGCCGAGCGGCTCGGGGCCGTCGGGGGTCCACCAGTCGTCCTCGCCGCGACGCATCGGGACCTCGCGCGTCAGCTCGGACCCGGGCGCACCCACCGAGAGCGCG
This genomic window from Nocardioides marmoribigeumensis contains:
- a CDS encoding NADPH-dependent F420 reductase — protein: MRIAVLGTGMVGKAIGGRLTELGHDVTIGTRDPAVTGAREGDLPAPLATYAAAAAGAELVVNASNGLATLEVLGLAGADNLAGKVLVDVSNPLDFSQGMPPTLSIKDTDSLGEQVQRAFPDARVVKTLNTMNADLMVHPEQLGRPHSVFVSGEDAEAKQVVTGLLGELGHTDVVDLGGIETARGTEMYLPLWLRLMGALGTPAFNVHVVR
- a CDS encoding VOC family protein; amino-acid sequence: MAMKLNPYLTFNGNARQAMEHYQRVLGGDLRLSTFGEYGATEGVDPEGVMHAQLESEAGFTLMASDTGPGYDPVSGDRDSISISGPAADAEVMRRYFEALADGGSVTMPLQKQMWGDEFGMLVDRFGIPWMIDIGSE